atatatatattacgtagctTACTTAATATTTTCGGTCTAATAAATGTGTTTATagggagtcttgattgtacacactggGCTTGGGATAATTGTCCAGTAGCTTGGCGTGGCCTATACACGCGAGGTGATCATCACGGGACGACGATATCGCTTGAAGCAGTTGCATCACAGGATTGTTGGATTTGGCACGCATACTTTGGTGTTgccggttcaaacaacgacattaatgtgttgaaccaatctcctttgttcaatccttttgaagACGGCACAACACCGTTGGTTCCATTCACTGTAAATGGAACCGAATATCAGTACCCGTATTTTCTCGTGGATGGGATCTACCCAAGATATGCGATGTTTGTGAAAACGATTTCCCATCCAACCGGTGAGAAAAGGATTCGATATGCTAAGGCACAGGAGGCTGCAAGGAAGGATGTGGAGCGAGCTtttggtattataaaaaaaaaatggaaaatacttaGAGAACCGGCACGACAAATGGAAGAAACCCCCATCCGTAAGATTATGTATGCGTGTTGTATTCTtcacaacatgattttaaaagacAAGGAACACGCTATAAGTCCTGATTACATTCCATATCCCCCTGTTGCGCCACAGCCATCGGATGAACGACTGTTTGAGATACAGAACCCAAACGTTCGCGACGATCTTAagatggatctcattgaccatattcatcgcACATTCATCTCGGGCATCGatcgctagtttatttatgtattgtgttgtcgtttcgtttaatattgtactttgatgttttattttgttgtttgttttatatttaatatttgtattagttttaatttataaaataaaatgttttagttttaaaaataaatagaaattaaattaaatagaaaagggtgggaaGGGGAGGGGAGAGGTGGTGAAGTGCTCCTAGGTTTCGAGGAGGGGAGGAAAAGAAAAATcagggaggggaggagtggagAAGCCCTCCCCCCACCCTTATACCTCTTTATTTCTGAAAAATCTCTTCAGTTGATTCATTTGTATTTTAGATGTACGTGGATAATACCTGGGCTATACTCAAATGATGCTTATATAGAAAATGTATGTAATAACTTTACCGTGAAATTGTCGAATAGTTCCCCTACTTTTTTGTTGGACGAGACAAGGTTTGGTTGCTTTTGGGACCATCAAGACGCATATTCCCATTTCTTACTTAGCTTGGTAAATATGGCACTTGTCTTTAAAATATTCCTCACATAAACaatatttctttttgatttttccgGTCATATGACTCATATCTGCAGCTTCAGAATTATTTTgaatatatcaatatcaatatgaCAATATATGATGTGGGTTGAATGGTTATTGACTTGTTTCAAGGAGTTTATCTTGAGACGTGAACATtctcaaagtttaaaaaattttgGCAACTTAAATATAGAAATATCAGTTAAAAATAATTGTCCGTTGAcccataatttttaattaattaatcagaTGCTTAGTTTATTTATAAGTGTATAGcttttgtaatttattaaatttaatttgagcatatttacctaaaattaaatttttttatccaaaaaatCTATAGAAATTCTTAAACATGAATAAACAAACTTGAGTTTATGATACTGCTTTTTGTGCATACTTATTACTAGTAtcaatacccgtacgatgtacgtgattattaaatattatactattaagaaacatttatcatgaaaatatcaataaaatttaaaaacatacttCATAACGTAAAAATTTATCAAGTTAAACCAATCATTAATGTGTTATTAGTTTCTTTTGTTTGGTAACTATAGCATAATGTTAAATGCTATAGAAACTAAATACAATAATAGGCGTAgacaaaaattttataaagtaaaatagGCGTATCAATTTGAAACATGAAGATGACAATAAGATACCTTGTTTTGAGATTTCCTAATGACgattagatataaaaaaaaaaaccatgatGATGACAATGACAATATAAAGAATGAAAATTAGAGTTTTAAAAGAAATCATCTTCGTGATAagattattaattagtttttaaaataggaaacttttttaattagatTAAAAATTACACGTGTCGTTTAGAGAATTTACCAagtgttgataaaaaaaaaaccttcaatcttgttttagtatattgataGATATCTTTATTACCATGTTGGACAATTAGATGGAAGCAGATTTTTTACCGTTGAGTTAAGGTATAACTGTCTAcatctcatctattctatacaTTGATTTTAACGAGATCAAGTTTTGTTGTTGTACAGAACAATCAAAATCCATATTTCCAACCTAACTAGCTCTATTCTTCATCTAACCGGCTATgtttatctaccaataaactaaattaggattgaaatgtttttgaaacgacacgtggcgtaatcgttgatcgacacatgtcctttaatttatttattttattaaatcagcttttttagttgtatatagattcaaattCCTTATTAAACTCGAACTCTTGATTTATAGGTATAAAACtcattataatcttatttgattgatcgttttttcACTAAcaaaattttctctttttatttctcaattcttcaactcctattatttatattacttataataagtaattaatatgaaaacttcaaaattttgagtttacgatcggaagtcacaaggctatttgtcgtcattcactatgcttacaagttcagattttgatgtgattgtaaaaattttagataaatccaaaactttaactaaacatatattatatttatcaatattgtttattataacttagatGCGATCATCGGTTTAATTTAACTcacaatttatataaaactcatggatgagacatattcgaattttctTTATGagacaatttatatagatattgtacattatacgggtattaggactagtaatgTAATATAAGTCTCAAAATTAATGTAAGTCGTATTTAGTTAAAAGCGGAAATATAAATAGGCTTCTATTTAGGGAGGaggggttatttgagaactcttAATAAAAAGAACCCAAGAACTCCTCTACACCCTTGGATCAAAGAAATTGGatggacaagattaaaaataaaaacccctCTTAACACTAGAGTAGTATTTTCATCAgctcttttttttctctctcttactttAATAGAATTCTATCTAATTATGTATtaggggtaagtacaacttgcccatgggtaagtacaacttacacatgtgtaagataaacataataaaaaaacaacttcaaaccctaaaccctaaagcgtaCCGTTTACCCGCTCtaaggtttagggtttgaaggtcgagggttagccgatAGGCTAACactcgggcttcaaaccctaaaccctagagtgggaaccctcattcgttttaggtttttagggtttagattttcttGGGTTTTTAGAAAGTAGCCTCCCCCTcagattagaaattaagctttagggtttagtatttaggattttacaatgcgtcctcatcatttttgaactttataagtaacttacccatgtgtagTTTGTACTTACTCATGGGCAGGTTATCCAACTCACAAGTTCCAGgtctttcctacacatgtgtaggttgtacttacacatgtgtaggatgaatgtgatgggaaaaaaaacaacatttaaaaagtcgtcaaaagtatatcgaatcacatctctaatgaaagatgacgaaatttcaagactacccatgtttttttttcccgtctaacgatgtacggtttgtgagattaaagttttttttaatgatttagatattttttgatttaataagcggagagagaaagagagtgttggacaatttttttaataatgacaaacatgcTCTTCCTGATCTTGGTGAATGGATGGCTGAGATTGGTTCTctcgttcttttttttttagtggttttcaaaataactcacccctctATTTAGATGGGTTTAAATTTGTCTATGTGATCGTGTTTTGTGGGCCTTGTGGAAATGCTATTGGGTCTCAGTAATGACCATCAATTTACACGAAACACTTGTTTGAGCCCATTTAGCTTTGATATTGGCCCAACGTAATCAGCTCAAAATACTTTTGCTGGGGGccatttatttttgatatttaacttTAACTTTACTACCGACATAAGTCCATGGCGTATGACTACAAAAGGCAATGTGTGTATCGTCATCTTGTATTTGTTGTTTTAATCTTTTATCTTGGTTTCAGAAGGAAAATAAATCCTTAATTTCATTGAGTTAGTAATTTAATCAATTGTACTTTAATATCATTTtaaccttttattatattaaaacacagttgctctaataacttatcgaccaatcacagttctcgattttttaaagttgaccattgttttcaattttgactttattttacactttttttttgttttttatcacaaatttacactttttacccaataatattaatatattaaataaataataattgttaatctatatctaattaaataatagttaatatttatccaataaaataagaattaatatatattcaattgaataatatatatccaataatatgttttatcatataaccaTAAAATTAgttagttaaaaatatataaaatttaatgtaaatatattaacactTTAAGAACAACTGCgatgaatatatttgaaaaaaaaattattttaatataaaactcaaaatgttGATATATCGATCAATTTTAATTACTGAAAtagtatattatgttttaaattataataaaaacatttaatattgataacatCATAAGCCTTGTGTATTAGACACGAACCTAAAACAGTTGAATTaatgacttattgaccaatcatatcGCTTAGTTCGTTAAATTGATTCTCGCTTATATTATcataatcctaataatcatcattaatattTCTATCAAAAGtttcactaatttacacttttttgttttccatcaataatttatattttttatcccaaaatacttaatttatactttttataatatttagtcACATTAACTTgagaatattttttataatatttcatcACTTCATTAAAttgtttattaaccaatcacaactctcgatttttctctaatttttcacaagtatgtttaatatcacattatgagtataactggttttaaaaaattttataatatagaaaatattGTAACATTTGCCTTGTGGAGTGACTATGGCTAACAAATCCATCAATAGGTCTCAtgtaattattgtattacaactttcAAAGTATGACACTTGGaatcgtatatcttcaaaattgtaagcttttatgacttaaatagttaaatgtataaagatctgatattaataatatcgtaagtccCGTGTCCAGCgttgaacacgggtctaaaatctaatatatactataagacagttgaactaatgatttattaaccaatcaaatcgttcaattttatcaaattgactttcgcttatgtcattatttagattaactataaattaaaaatcctaataatcattatccaaatatattattataatagtattaatattgttttgtagtataagtctcattaatttacacttttttgttttccatcaataatttacacttttagcctgaatacttcatttatatttatttttaaccgtCAACTTGAGAAATTTATTTAATCAtctaattagttaaaaaaaaattcaatatattcaatatTGTgcacaaaaaattatttcaaaacctaatgacttattaacaaacattagattagatttttataaattataaatattaatatttagtttaatatttaatataaatacaatttaaactctagatacatatccaaAACATAATAACAAATGACGATACACAACATtcttatcctaaacacaataggaattaCAAAACATACATGAGACGGTCATAGAACAAAACACTATTTACAACACggggttacttgaatactaaatcgaAGTCAATATGAACTCTATTCAAGATTCATCATATCTCtcaaatcaaaaaggtacatactttatttttttttgtatattaggtttgcgtattaatgtttaaagttacaattgtcactcaaatcaagaaacctaattgttatcaaagagtatgaaaacaatcttaattgttatctaattatcataggacaggtgattgaaaataaaccgaTGCGTGTTATaggtccgcatcatgatcacatgcatatacttgaatgtcgaATACATGAtcaaaagtatgtttatattttaattcttaattatttttcataataacacattatgagtacaattggtttcaaaaagttatataatagaaaaattattataacctgtgtcttgtggaatgaatacgacaaacaattttatcaatatgtcttagctaataatgacagtgacgaacatatgattattgtactacaatttGGAAAGTGTAACACTTAAAACCCTATATCTTCAaagttataagcttttatgacttaaatgtatgaagatttaatattgataatgtcgtaaaactcgtgtccagtgttggacacatgtctaaaatctagttttatcttttaaaagaagATAAGTATACAAAGTTACAAACAATCGCACAACTAccacatatatttaaaaaattttgtcAGCATACTCTTCATGttattatttacttattaatcaatttGTTTTAGGAAAAATTCTAATTACAAAAGAACTATGGCTGTTGAAAAATGACAAGAAAAGTATGATACATTagtattaattattagttaACTCATTATACAAGTCATATTTTCATTGAAAGAAAACTATACATTATCTTAAAACTAAACTATACATTAGCCTAAAAGCATACCGGGGAGTCAGGGAGCATCCATTTATTACTTTCTCTCTTTTACCTAGTTAACGGCACCACATGGTGACCATTTCACAATActttattcataaaaaaatagaaTAGATGAATGCCCGCACGATGcgacggtgatggtggtagcgaCGAAAGTGTGACGACGGTGGCAGTGTGGCGGCAATATGTGACGGTGACAGTGGTGACAgcgtggtggtgaatgtaaattaattgatgtaagagatGTTAATATGGTTTTTTAGGGGTTGGAGGATctatgttgaaatttatttcattaagggtatcaTAGGTAAATTATTGTATAAAGAAGAtgggtaatatggtcatttcaaaatcttaattagtTAAAGGAAAACAGTAATTTGCTTTATAgaaaagtataaatatagataattataaaggggttaggtattgtaaaataaacattaacgtataacaaataaaacaagatcttAACCTTTAAATCAttattaaattgatgcatgaagattcacgaagcaattgatgcacgatagTTTTTATGATGGAAGATaattttcagtgaaaaaaaacctattgttttatttgtcttacattaatacttgttttattttacctaaaacctaatTATAAAATCGTTATAATAAATTTTAGTTTCATATATGTGGTTTAACTTCATACCTAACTCCAAAGTTTTGAATTAGGGTAtaattggtttggttttggctcttatatatctttattagtataacaaatttcttttttcctagcttttcaactattttatcgtcaaaatactaaaaatgtttttattaatataactaatattatCCATAAACCAATTGAATATCTAATATaccttaataaatttaatttataatatttaccCTTGAATTTCTAACATAATTATACTatcattttacattaataacctaAACTACTCATGCTGACACCAGTCGTCGGCTCGCCGCCATTATCACCACCATCGTGTCTGCATCGCGAGTTCTTCTAGTGTCACTAAGTTCAAATGGTTTGAATAAGTAAATGATGTATTACatagttgtatatttatcatattATTCATTGATAatcttttgatataaaagatataattttatatgCAATTAAATTTGTGATGAGAGTTAAAAGAGTATATAGAATGATTTGTGAGCAAATCTCTTTATCACAAATCTCTTGTGGTGTTGTAACGAGGTCTATATGTAACTCTATACTGTATGTCACAAATCTATTGAGATCTTAATTTGGTGGGTTAACAATCATTGCTTGACCATCCCACTAGCCCCCAAATTCCccaaaaaggaaaaagattTCCATATCCAAATAAATGGATGAAAGAATACTTTAATCAAGATTTTTCTTTAATCAAATTAAGTTACTGTACGTTGTAagttgtcattaaaaaaaatgtgatgtTCGTATCACTATCTTTGATTAATGTATCAGAATGTACATATCATATGACTGACAGTATAAATCGGTTTTGCACAGTTATGATACAACCATAAAATAAATGATATGAATATCACTTCTTTCTAAGTGGCGTGCATTGTAAAAATCAAATACGTTGATAACTCGAGATATTGATGAAAAACTAGTTATAGTTAAGTAGTTAACTGACATGTGGCCGGAAAAATAAAATGGACAAAATTCATCATTAACTTgaattaagtaaatatataatatgtataaacattataaaaaatttattttgagttttaaattttaaaattccaaatattatcaaaattacCATTATCCATTTATCTTatcttttagtatttatatttaactatatttaaattatttatatattagtatttttttcatttttaaatatattaaatgtcgtgccttcgggcggtttagttgaAAGTTTTTTTCCTACTAGCTATTAAGGTGAGATGGTTTTCTAGCACGGATCCGGTTAATTTTAAGACAACATAAGCTAAATATCCTATTAGGAACAAATGATACccaccttttaaaaaaataaaaaataacaaacacattattatatacCCGTGTAGTAGAAAATTTAGTATTGGGTCGATCAACTACCATCAATTTTTGATATATGGGCAGATTAAAATTAAACACTATGGGTATCCCAACCACACTTTTTGGTATCCCAACCAAAATAGTGTGAACCTCCATGTCTATAATGGTATATATGATAGGGTAAAAAGCGAGTCCCCTGTCATTAGTAATCTGAtcgggttaccaaaatcatggtcgggataccaggcgccaaattaaatttacaaattttatgACACTccaatttaaattttgataaacCATTCATTATTCCGTATTACGTTTGTGCACTTTTAGTGTGTAATTTACAAAGATCTCAAAAATGACCTATAACTTTGAAATTAACCTTTTATATTATCTATAACCAGTGTTTAACTAACTTTATTTTGTATTACAATCATTCGGCTCAACTAATTAATCAAAGTTGCCATCTTGAATTTGTTGTATACCTCACTACCATCCACAAAAGGTTGAAATTTTGCATAGCGTACGTCAATTAATTATCCAATTTGAGTAAGTAAAGAAGAATATATAACTCAATATCtacttttgattattattttttttcatgtaatAGTAATATAATTTGTCTTTTTCACatacttatatagttatacGCATATAATTCCAATGTATTACACTATCTATAGATTAAACTTTAAGAGATACCCTACTTGATTAATGGCTGTTGATTTACGTAAAGTATGTTCAATATATTAATTTCGGGGTCTTTGACTTATTAATATCGGGGTAATTcatcaatttaaaaattatagttttttgttttatttgaaatgattggtataattatttcaaaaaagttatatgataaaaatttgaaatttaatGTCTTGTAAATTATCACTTATAAGGGTGAACGGAGTTGATAGGCACGAGACCGGTACCGGTGTGAACACCTCCCCGACTTACCGGTACCGTTGGGGAGGGGACGAGACTGGGGAGCGTGGTGCCGGATGTGATGCCGGTCAAATCCGAACGTTgcaaaccaaaagaaaaaaaaaagtgggtcCCACATGTAACGGCCACTTTCTCTCTTcagtctttctttctttcttctctttttcttctttctgccgatctgtttcttttcttttttctttgaacacacaaaacacacacacaaaacacacatgACTTTTTGAGATATATGACTCAAACGTTCACGAAGATCTTAagatggatctcattgaccatattcatcgcacattcatcccgagcatcgatcgctagtttatttatgtattgtgttgtcATTTCGTtttaatattgtagtttgatgtttggatttttgttgtttgttttatttttaatattatagtagttttaaattataaaataaaatgttttagttttaaaaataaatagaaattaaattaaatagaaaagggtagGGAGGGGAgggaggggtggcgaggtgctcctagcaaaaggggaggggaggggaggagaagaaaaatcgggaaggggaggggaggagtgggcaAGCTCTCCCCCCACCTAAGTGAATCATGATAAACTACTAAGGTTTGGGCCCCATTTTGCGGGGCTCCAATTATCATGTTGATACAGTTTCGTTATATTAGTCTACTTAAGTTGAACCAACTTAATAatccaaaacataaaaagtgtgaaaaatcaagaaataaCTTGAAGAAAACATATAATGTTTGTGCGAGAAAGCTAAGAAAACCGCATCAAAAAGTTTGCAATATCTAATACATGCATACTTTTAGTTTGTGC
The sequence above is drawn from the Erigeron canadensis isolate Cc75 chromosome 4, C_canadensis_v1, whole genome shotgun sequence genome and encodes:
- the LOC122597317 gene encoding uncharacterized protein LOC122597317; amino-acid sequence: MSERSSRETLNAFCDGVIKLYRHEYLRRPTRTDTQRILDHHASYHGFPSMLGSLDCTHWAWDNCPVAWRGLYTRGDHHGTTISLEAVASQDYGTTPLVPFTVNGTEYQYPYFLVDGIYPRYAMFVKTISHPTGEKRIRYAKAQEAARKDVERAFGIIKKKWKILREPARQMEETPIRKIMYACCILHNMILKDKEHAISPDYIPYPPVAPQPSDERLFEIQNPNVRDDLKMDLIDHIHRTFISGIDR